A portion of the Pithys albifrons albifrons isolate INPA30051 chromosome 1, PitAlb_v1, whole genome shotgun sequence genome contains these proteins:
- the NHLRC3 gene encoding NHL repeat-containing protein 3 isoform X1 produces MATGPAPERRGSGRYAGAAMVGPLLTLLAVLGGSQVLKAYDYFSPWREQQQMYKLDIGWPKTPEHFTGQTFCVAVDSLHGLVYVGQRGDNVPKVLVFSVEGYFLYSWNETVEMPHGMFVWNTATDSSVWITDVGTGKYGHTVKQYNPLGKLMQVLGTPGNAGSSLIPLQFDQPAEVFVEESGDMYVVDGDGGMNNRVLKLSDDYKEIWLSGTNGTGIGQFKIPHSVTVDAFGRVWVADRDNKRIQVFDKVTGEWLGSWSRCFSEDGPYSVRHCKERCSLSEKADLLTALERPPLKHSWPLGSLRKVARYCETRAALQNTHVRSSVSHLLLPVLFLFCIKTESPSVMMAAL; encoded by the exons ATGGCAACCGGCCCGGCCCCCGAGAGGCGGGGGAGCGGCCGTTACGCCGGCGCTGCGATGGTGGGGCCGCTGCTGACCCTGCTCGCCGTGCTCGGCGGCTCCCAG GTTTTAAAAGCATACGATTACTTCTCTCCTTGGAGGGAACAACAGCAGATGTACAAGTTGGACATAGGCTGGCCAAAAACTCCAGAACACTTCACTGGCCAAACATTTTGCGTTGCTGTTGACTCTCTTCATGGTTTGGTCTATGTAGGACAA aGGGGAGACAATGTGCCAAAGGTACTTGTATTCTCAGTGGAAGGCTATTTTCTTTACTCCTGGAATGAGACAGTTGAAATGCCTCATGGTATGTTTGTCTGGAACACTGCAACAGATAGTTCAGTATGGATCACAGATGTTGGAACAG GGAAATATGGACACACCGTGAAACAGTATAACCCTTTGGGTAAACTGATGCAGGTCTTGGGCACACCGGGTAATGCTGGTTCAAGCTTGATTCCACTACAATTTGATCAACCTGCAGAGGTCTTTGTGGAGGAAAGTGGAGATATGTATGTTGTGGATGGAGATGGAGGAATGAACAACAGAGTGCTCAAACTATCCGATG ATTACAAAGAGATATGGCTGAGTGGAACAAATGGGACTGGCATTGGTCAATTCAAGATTCCTCACAGTGTAACAGTGGATGCTTTTGGACGg GTATGGGTTGCAGACAGAGACAACAAAAGAATCCAAGTTTTTGATAAAGTCACAGGAGAATGGCTTGGGTCTTGGAGCAGGTGTTTTTCAGAAGACGGACCCTATTCTGTCAG gcATTGCAAAGAAAGATGCAGCTTATCTGAAAAGGCAGATTTGCTGACAGCCTTGGAGAGGCCACCTCTAAAGCACAGCTGGCCACTAGGGAGTCTTAGGAAGGTTGCCAGGTACTGTGAAACCcgtgcagctctgcagaataCTCATGTAAGGTCTAGTGTATCACAtctgcttctccctgtgctttttctgttctgcatCAAAACTGAGAGCCCTTCAGTCATGATGGCTGCTCTCTGA
- the NHLRC3 gene encoding NHL repeat-containing protein 3 isoform X2 — protein MATGPAPERRGSGRYAGAAMVGPLLTLLAVLGGSQVLKAYDYFSPWREQQQMYKLDIGWPKTPEHFTGQTFCVAVDSLHGLVYVGQRGDNVPKVLVFSVEGYFLYSWNETVEMPHGMFVWNTATDSSVWITDVGTGKYGHTVKQYNPLGKLMQVLGTPGNAGSSLIPLQFDQPAEVFVEESGDMYVVDGDGGMNNRVLKLSDDYKEIWLSGTNGTGIGQFKIPHSVTVDAFGRVWVADRDNKRIQVFDKVTGEWLGSWSRCFSEDGPYSVRFTPDYKYLIVAQLNINRLAILAAPPVGAIGDCVMVHTIQLADETKPHLVDVDMKSGAIYVAEIGAQQVQKYVPLS, from the exons ATGGCAACCGGCCCGGCCCCCGAGAGGCGGGGGAGCGGCCGTTACGCCGGCGCTGCGATGGTGGGGCCGCTGCTGACCCTGCTCGCCGTGCTCGGCGGCTCCCAG GTTTTAAAAGCATACGATTACTTCTCTCCTTGGAGGGAACAACAGCAGATGTACAAGTTGGACATAGGCTGGCCAAAAACTCCAGAACACTTCACTGGCCAAACATTTTGCGTTGCTGTTGACTCTCTTCATGGTTTGGTCTATGTAGGACAA aGGGGAGACAATGTGCCAAAGGTACTTGTATTCTCAGTGGAAGGCTATTTTCTTTACTCCTGGAATGAGACAGTTGAAATGCCTCATGGTATGTTTGTCTGGAACACTGCAACAGATAGTTCAGTATGGATCACAGATGTTGGAACAG GGAAATATGGACACACCGTGAAACAGTATAACCCTTTGGGTAAACTGATGCAGGTCTTGGGCACACCGGGTAATGCTGGTTCAAGCTTGATTCCACTACAATTTGATCAACCTGCAGAGGTCTTTGTGGAGGAAAGTGGAGATATGTATGTTGTGGATGGAGATGGAGGAATGAACAACAGAGTGCTCAAACTATCCGATG ATTACAAAGAGATATGGCTGAGTGGAACAAATGGGACTGGCATTGGTCAATTCAAGATTCCTCACAGTGTAACAGTGGATGCTTTTGGACGg GTATGGGTTGCAGACAGAGACAACAAAAGAATCCAAGTTTTTGATAAAGTCACAGGAGAATGGCTTGGGTCTTGGAGCAGGTGTTTTTCAGAAGACGGACCCTATTCTGTCAG GTTTACTCCTGATTACAAATACCTGATTGTAGCTCAGCTGAATATCAACCGGTTAGCAATCTTGGCAGCACCACCAGTTGGCGCTATTGGGGACTGTGTTATGGTCCACACAATCCAGCTGGCAGATGAAACCAAACCGCACCTTGTGGATGTAGACATGAAGAGTGGAGCAATCTATGTTGCAGAAATTGGAGCCCAGCAAGTTCAAAAATATGTCCCATTAAGTTGA